GAATGTATCATCGCACACGAGTGTCTCACTATGCACTGTTGCAACGTGGGCAAGGAAACTTGCTCTCAATACTCGATTTTCTCTTTGATAGATACACGAAGGACCATAGCTTTACTTAAGTCCGAAGTCGTCTGTGAACACTGCCTTATCCATCGAGGTTGAGTTCCAACACGGATCGTCATCTCATAGATAATTTTCAAGCCGCTCCGTATGCAGTGGAAACGCCTGGGGTATTGTCCTTCCTTAAACACCTGGCCTGGATATGGACATGCTCGAAGTTTTTTACGCAAGCGACAATTCAGAATATAGAAACAGGCAGTAATCAACAGAGTCCGATTGAATTGTCTCGAAGAAGTGAAAGCACCACACAACTAACGCCAGGCTCCACTCACTAAAACAATAGGAGACATGCGCAAAAGATTTAGCACGGACCACTTGAGCCTTTACCTCAACAATTGCCTTGCTAGCAAGTGTCAGCTGTCCCTGATCATATTGTTCCCACGCAATCTCATACTCGGCCTCCATGCTTGGATCGCGCTCAATTTCGCGCGCCACGCCGTGTGTATCGCACTCTGGACAATTTTCGTGCTCGCCGTTGGGAAAGCAACGGTTGCAGTGGTCAGCGAAAGGTGGATGCAAGTAGCCGTGCTTGCAGCGAGGGGGAAGCTCATCACGCTCAACCTCCAAAAACCCACGAGGAATGCGGAAGCCATGCGGATACCTCTGGAGATTGACGAAGCCAGGCACAGGCAAGTCCCCGGTTGCATCAGAAAGACATTTGTTAGCGTCTTCAACGCAATCATCGACCAGAATCCAGAGGTTGTTAGATGGGATCGCGTGGAGGTCGCAGATCTGAGCCACAGACTGGCTCCGTGGGAATCCCACTGCAGGACCATAGTAGCTGGCATCTAGCATCTTTTTTCTGCGATCTAGCTCGAGCGCTTCGTCCAGGAGAAAGCCAGGCTCGGGTGCGGCATAAGCATACTGGCTAGGATTATAACCCGGCTCAGCCGTGTACCGAAACCGAAGCTGGTCGTGCATGGCCTTTCTACCACAGTTGCATGGCAAACAATCGTTGGCATCGAACTGCTCAACGCGTTCCATGCCATCAAGCCACCCCAGTACTGGATTGTCGAGCTGCGCCTGTCCATGCCTGGAGCTAGCTCGAAGATCTTGAAGCCTTCCTGAGATCTTAGCGTTTGCAGTCTCTTCAATGTATTCGACGGAGCCCTGATTGATTAGCACTTCTTGCTCATCCGTCAAATATTGTCTATGGTTCAAACTAAAGCCGCTGCACGCTCTAGAACTAGTGGAATAGGGTGTTCGGTGGCTACGAGTCTTGGATATCTGACAGATGTAGACGTCCTTGATATCAGTAACTTGTGGCAAGCCCCCATTCATCATCAAAGGGTTGTTTCTGTGCCACGCTAGCTCCAGTTGAGTTGAAAATAAATTCAACCCTGTGATGCCATCACGAATCCTGATTAGTTCTCGAAAACCATTGTTGACAATGTACTGCTGCATCTGAGACGAGAGGTAATGCCAACCCTGCCCGAGCATACCATAGATGTCTTTCTCGTCTCCAGAAACAGATCGGTCGGGCCATGACGCCAGGCCAGTGAAATCTGATGCTGTCTCATCCTGATTGTAGAAGTCCCTAACACTTCGGTATCGTCGATATAGAGCCTCTCGCCGTACATTGTCCAATCTTCCTTCGCAGAATGTGGGATTGTCATGTGCTTCCATCAAACGAGCCACCTCAACAGGGCTGACTATCGTGTGATGCTTGAGGCACAGTTCAAGATCGGCTTGGCCTTCTACCGTACCGATGTTCACAACGtggttgtcgtcgtcgtcgtccccAAGACGCTCATCTATCACGACACCACCATCCTCAGAGCTAGGGCGCGTAGAGCTACCACCCGGAAATTCGGATGTAGTTGGCATCAGACCACCCTCAGACCCAGATGGGATATCAGATGTAGTTTTGCAAGCAGTACTACCCTGAACTTGAACAACGTTGTGCAGATTGGTGAGTATACTGATAGCATGCGCGTGCTCTTGAATGGTCGCAGCTAAAATGTTGACACAAACGCTCGTGGCAGTCCGTGTCGTCCCATGGGCAGTTTCATTCATGGGCTCCGTAATAGCCGTCTGACCCAAAGATGAAGAGCTAGCTACTGGGTCCTCAGCTGTGCGTAGCTTCAAGTGGTTTTTAAGAGTCGTGTCGACAAAGACAATGGAGTGACATTCATCTGAGGCAGCAGACCCGTCATGCTCGACCCTATCGTTGCGCTCAAGCAATGCAGACTTGGGACCTGTAAGGTCAGACGTAGCTGTGACTGCATGACTTGCAGCAGCTGTGTCATCAATAACATTAGCGACAGCGGAGCGGCGCCATACGGTTTTTTCCCCATCAGAACCACGAGGAGCAATGCTAAGAATGACAATGGGAGAGCAACTCAGGGGAACGAAAGATGCGGCGTCGACGGTGCAGTGTTGTTGAGACGTTTCAGCCAGTACGAATTGCTGGTTGAGTGTCAGCTACTGTTCAACATTAGTATTCTGCTTGATATCACCAACCTTCTCGGATTTCTCATCTACCAGTTGTGCTTGTGCGCACTGCACCGGAGGTTGTAGCCAAGATGATACTACGAGCCATTGGTGACCGCCAAATATAAGCCACAGAAGAACAGCAAGGATGAACGTTATGTCGTCGGCCAGTTTGAGGGAACAAAGCAGCATCTGAAGAATGAAAATGAGAGGTATCATGGACACACGAATGAGCCAACATACAAGCGGCCTGGCGGTGAGTGTGAGAGACATGAAGATCAACACCATCCAGAAGCCTCTTGAGACACACTTTGCATGCTGCTGAGCAGATGGTATGCTGTTCCTACCGGAGATCGATTCTCGTAAGTTTGTGATTGGCGTCAGGGACTTGCGAGAGATGATCGCTGAGACAGATAGCTTGGGTGACATTAATACGGTCCGGCTGCTGGTGGACTTTAAATACCTTTCAGCACATGATGGCTGGTTGGTGTAACATTCAGTTGAGGCGGTATCTACTTGCTTGGGGCCCATTGGATACTCGGTGAATACCATTGCACGTGTGTAGGTTAATAAGAAGAAAGGTTGGCGGTTGTAGGGTCGACGGGGAAAGTTGTGTATTCCGGTGAAGTACTGACCTTCAGTCCTGCACCTCTCAATCGACGTACCCAGAAGATGGATGTTGATCAGTGCTGCTAGCTGCGCTTAAAGTGCAGTCAAGAGCGAGGAAATTAAGTGTCGTATGGTGCTAAGCTGACGAGCAGGTTGAGCACTGCAAGGTGATCGATAGTGAGTGCAAGGCTCTTGTGTAGAACCTGCAGCTCGAAGCGCTAGACACTTTGTTGCTGCCTTGTTGTGTGTGTCAGGATGAAAGTGAAGTAATATGATTCAACGGCTCACAATGTCGTTCTTGGAACAAAGCCTCAGCAGCGAGCTTTGTAGTCAACTTTTGCTCCATTGTATGTGTCTTTCTTCCTATGCTTCTGAAATTCTTCGAAGAATGAGAGTTCAGACAGTGGGTTTCGTCCTGGTATATACTTGTGGTGTTCGAAACATCTGTTATAGCGCAAATGTCTAACTTGGATTGAGTGCCATGCAAGAGGCTACCAATGTGGCGTTAGCAGGTATTTACGCTAAAAAGAAGATTATGCGTGAATTGAGGAGAAATGCTAATCTCGGATTGCCAGACACGACTTGGCCAGGGTTACTTGTTCCAACGCCTACAACACCGCAGGTACCTGCATAGTAGAAACGACAGACTAGTTGACGTTCTCATTGTCTAGTGCTTGTCACGAATGCGGAGATACATGGTCTTCAGGTCGCAACGGCGTTACGCGTGGTCATTGTAATTGTTTGCGCTGAAGGAGTCCGAGCTCAAAGAGATGGTGGTTGCTGTGAGGATGAGAGAGGTGCTGGTAGAACTGCCATGCATATGTTCAAACTCGTAGATGCAGAGCACCTGACAGAAAAAATCACACATAACTGGTACCACGTAACAAATAGTGGATCCAGATCCAGGTCTCAGGGTATCTCGTTTCATTGCGGGACGTGTCTCGCTATGTGCGACACGTTTGGTCGTCTGTATGTTTGTGGTAGCAAAAGTCTGACAATGCTGCCCAAGAAATGTAAACGCTGCAAATCCCCAATATAGCACCCTGCACGATCCGTAGACACGCACTTCCCAACCCATGACCCGTGAACCCCAGCCAAGCCCCACGCGCTTTTGAAGAACGATGCTGAGAGTCGAGAGAAAGAGACATATAGCACCTGCATTAATTATGCAGATGCTCGCAGAACGTGAATGAATCGTATCGCAGATATACAAGAAGATAGAAGGTGATTAAAAACCGTATGTCGGTCGCATTCGGTCGGCGGGGAAATCGTGTAAATCGAAGTGTTGAGATGAGTTTACATGATGATCGAAGGAGCTGATGCAAATTAGCTACCATAACACATGGACGATGTGATAAGAACTTACTGTCGACGTTCTGCTTGATGGACTTGTGGGGCAGGACGGAACCGCCGTTGACGTAGACCTCGTCGCCAATCGAAACATCGTCACCAAGAACAGTCACGTTTTCAAGACGTGCCCACTTTCCGACAGTGCTGTTCCAGCCAACAATAGTCGATTTGACCCAGGCATGGTCCTTGACGCGGCTGTTCTTCAGCAGCACACAGCGCTGGAGACGCACACCGTCGCCAATGACAACGTTAGGTCCAATCGTGACGTTGGGACCAATGCGGCAGTTCTTGCCAATCTTCGCAGACTCGTCGATCATGACGTTACCACCGTAGACGTATGGCTCCGAAACAGAGGTGAGGAGCTTGGAGTTCTTGCGCTGCAGCGAAGAAAGATACAGGCAGGTACCAGAAAGGAAGTCCTTGGGCTGTCCCACGTCCATCCAGAAGCCCTCGAGGTCAAACGAGTGCAGACCGCCGTCCTTGCAGATGGCAGGGAAGGTCTCCTGCTCGATCGAGGTAGGGCGGAGCTCGATGCGATTCAGGACGCTGGGGTTGAGGATGTAGATACCGGCGTTGATACGGTTTCCGACAAACTCAACAGGCTTCTCGACGAAGCGGTCGATTCTCGATGCGTGGCTGGGCTTGTGTACGACAACACCGTACTTGGACGGCTCCTCCACCTTTGTGACAACAATCGTGCCCTCGTCACCGTGCTGCTTGTGGAACTCGGCGAGCTGCGCGAAGGGGTACTCGCAGGTAACGTCGGCGTTGAGCACAAAGAACGGCGACTCGTCCTTGCCAAGAATGGCCTCAGCGAGCTTGAGAGGGCCAGCGGTACCAAGGGGCTCGGTCTCGACGGAGAATGTGATTTTGATGTTGTACTGCTTCTCGTACTGCGACGGCGAGTCAGCTTCGTGCCACTGAATGTGGTATGTTGGCTGTACTGACTGTCTTCAGGGCTTCGGCCATGATTTCTGGGCGGTAGTTGACAGCAAGGACAACATCGGTGACGCCAGCAGCGGCAAGAGCCTCAATCTGATGTTGGATCATGGGCTTGTTGGCGAATTCGACGAGCGGCTTGGGGTAGGTGAGGGTCTGTCGTGGGCGTTAGTCGTGCTGTTCACAGGATCGCGGGGCTCCTGGAGGAGCAGCGCTGCGCGTCAGGAAAACGCACCAGAGGCCTCAGGCGGGTACCGAATCCTCCGACGAGAATGATGGCTGCGCTGGCTGTTAGCTGCTTGCACTCGCGCGCAGATGTGCACATCACTTGTGCGAGCACTGACCCTTCATGTTGACGGTGGTGATGTGTGATGAGACAGACGGGTTTGGAGGTTGATGTGGAGGGGTGAAGAACGCAATTGAATCTTCAACAACAAGGCCAGATGAACGAGAGACAATCAGTATGGGGTGCAAGCAGAAGACCACAAGATATGGCGTGCAAGAGTAGGGGCGGTGAAGGTCAAGGAGCGCACCTGGTGAGGACAGCTGGACCTTATGAACTCTGGCCATCCCTAGCATGTGGTCCATGCCAAGAAGGGGTCCATTAATTCCCCTTTCTTCACCAACCAAGGCGTCTCCCTCGGCCACCACCCTCGTGTCTGTCGCTTAACGTCGTCCGATCAGCATCGTCGTTGCGGAAGTTAGGGTGACATCGCAGCAGCAAGGCAAGGCAGGACCACTGGCTGCAACCCCGGCAATCCTTCACATCACGCCAGAGTCTCGCAAGATCTTGCAGGGCAGGTGCGAGCAGTGCATCCGTCCGATCACTCCCTCTGCGACCCGACACACCGCCTTGCGCAAGATCCCCTGAGATGCTGTCCACGTGCAGCTCCATGCCGAAATTAGACGCGTTCGAGATCAACTCGTTAGGTCACGAAGCGGAGAGTACCCGAGAAGCCGCCCTGGCCAGCGGCATGTGGCTGTGCCTTGCTTGCTTGCCTCTTCTGGCGAAAGTGCAATGCGCACCTCTAGAAAGCCACACATGATCTACCCCCTACGGCCGCTGTCAAAGTACATGTGATCGGTCTTGGACAGCAGAATAGAAACTTTGCGACGCCTCAGAACGCCGTGTTCCCACGGTGCTCCCGGTCAGCCCCTCACGAGGTCCTCGCGATGTTTGAAGCGCACGACCGACGAGCGTCGTATTTGCGTGGCAACTGACTAAGTCCATCCCGACTCGCGATGCGCTTACACAGCCTTACAAGCGCTAGATGGTGTATTTTGAGCAACAAAGCTCGTATACCGATGCACCTAGCGATCTTGACTGAGACTTCGTGTTCAATATTCGTCAACAAGGGCGGTAGTGAACATGTAGCATCGACATCTGACAAGCAAATCGTTTGTTGCCCTCATGGAGTTTTTCTGTCTATGTTTTCGCAGACGATCTATCTCTTCGCGAAACACACCATGAACGCCTTGCGGCTCTGGCAGACTGGAAGTGCCCTGTCAAACGTTTCAGCTTCAACGGCCGGGTATTTCATTATACGCTACAGCCGTCCGGTGGAGCCGCACTGCCTATACTGGCAACCTCATCAGACTGTGGGATGCTGAACGCTAACGCATTGTGAATAGCATCCACATACGCTTATTCCCGAAGGTGAATATCCTCACGTATTTCGCAAGTTCGTGAAAGGTCCCTGAGCGGTTGCAGCAGTCGGTTTGATAGGAGCGTTTTATGCCATTTTGTGCAGCATGAAGATTGCCGTTGTTCGAGAGAGATCTACTATCAACCGCCGGGAGTACGAGAAGTGTGTGCCGCGGAGTGTGAACTTCATATTTCCTCTCACGGCAAGTATGGCAAAAGCCATAGAAAACTGGCCGCAGTTACTCCGTCTTCCAACCGGCCACCACTTCCGTCCATTGTCGAGTCTTATGCCATCAGCCAGCTTCGTACGATATCTCAACCAGAGCATTGCTCCATGATATGCTCTTCAAAGCGTTGTGGATCCAGTACGAGTTCGCCCTCGAACCCTCCCTTTCTTCCCAGTCAGTCCCGAGAAATTCTTTTCGCCACTCTCCGGTGGTTACACAAAACCCTTCAAGGTCTTGCTTCGGCCCCTTTTTCAAGGACCCTTGAATTTGTACTCATTGGCGAATATCCAGTTACCCTTCTCATATCGCCACAGGTCGAGACCAATCGCCTGCCCTTCTCTGACGTTTTGGAGTATCTCTTTTTCAGCAGCTTGGAATGCTTCATCGACCTTTCTCTCCTCGTTGACCTTGTTCATAACTGTCCAGTGCGGACGCCATCCT
The Ascochyta rabiei chromosome 9, complete sequence DNA segment above includes these coding regions:
- a CDS encoding Mannose-1-phosphate guanylyltransferase — encoded protein: MKAIILVGGFGTRLRPLTLTYPKPLVEFANKPMIQHQIEALAAAGVTDVVLAVNYRPEIMAEALKTYEKQYNIKITFSVETEPLGTAGPLKLAEAILGKDESPFFVLNADVTCEYPFAQLAEFHKQHGDEGTIVVTKVEEPSKYGVVVHKPSHASRIDRFVEKPVEFVGNRINAGIYILNPSVLNRIELRPTSIEQETFPAICKDGGLHSFDLEGFWMDVGQPKDFLSGTCLYLSSLQRKNSKLLTSVSEPYVYGGNVMIDESAKIGKNCRIGPNVTIGPNVVIGDGVRLQRCVLLKNSRVKDHAWVKSTIVGWNSTVGKWARLENVTVLGDDVSIGDEVYVNGGSVLPHKSIKQNVDTPSIIM